From Candidatus Babeliales bacterium, one genomic window encodes:
- a CDS encoding family 1 glycosylhydrolase, producing MSFSSDFKFGTLIFAGEVEKCDHWNRYKEDIQLMKESGLTACSLSIDWEKVEPSLGYFDQQALQHYADACDEFNYNNIEPVIILKDYRDPAWFINCGGFEKDYNIQYFEEYCSKVFEALQGKAYKFITFWSPESYAMLGYWNKTHYPFKKNMQLAIDVLKNELEAHVRVYQNLKKADTENKIHVGITKHVVQLEPYYPWDKLACSMANKLTNDSFYTFFTTGKFDISIRTLPAKWGGVVKHYTNSLAPHSIDFIGINYHSHYQMKNFKRMSFAHEAKTDVKKVTVYPEGLYAAIKEVDTKMARQLNIPMIITQSGIATTNDNLRKLHDERYVYATHAAMQDGCNVQGFYYYSFLDGFSCGEYGKKFGLYSVDYGTMERTIKPGASRFVEIAKKHGESQ from the coding sequence ATGAGTTTTTCCAGCGATTTTAAGTTTGGGACGCTAATTTTTGCTGGTGAAGTTGAGAAGTGTGATCACTGGAATCGTTATAAAGAAGATATACAATTGATGAAAGAATCTGGACTTACGGCCTGTTCTTTATCAATTGATTGGGAAAAGGTAGAGCCATCATTAGGATATTTTGATCAACAAGCGCTACAGCATTATGCTGATGCCTGTGATGAGTTTAATTATAATAATATTGAACCAGTAATAATTTTGAAAGATTATCGTGATCCAGCATGGTTCATTAATTGTGGTGGTTTTGAGAAAGATTATAATATTCAGTATTTTGAAGAGTATTGTTCTAAAGTTTTTGAAGCATTACAAGGAAAAGCGTATAAGTTTATTACGTTTTGGTCGCCAGAATCATATGCTATGCTTGGCTATTGGAATAAAACACATTATCCATTTAAAAAGAATATGCAATTGGCGATTGATGTACTAAAAAATGAACTCGAAGCGCATGTTCGTGTGTATCAAAACCTTAAAAAAGCTGATACAGAAAATAAAATACACGTGGGTATCACGAAGCACGTTGTTCAACTTGAACCTTATTACCCATGGGATAAGCTTGCATGTTCGATGGCGAACAAACTTACTAATGATTCATTTTATACATTTTTTACAACGGGTAAATTTGATATTTCCATTCGTACGTTACCCGCAAAATGGGGTGGTGTTGTAAAACATTATACAAACTCATTAGCACCGCACTCAATTGATTTTATTGGTATTAATTATCATAGTCATTATCAAATGAAGAACTTTAAACGTATGTCGTTTGCTCATGAAGCTAAAACAGATGTTAAAAAGGTAACCGTATACCCAGAAGGTTTATATGCTGCAATTAAGGAAGTAGACACTAAAATGGCACGTCAATTAAACATTCCAATGATTATTACTCAAAGTGGTATTGCTACAACGAATGATAATCTTCGCAAGCTTCATGATGAGCGTTATGTGTATGCAACACATGCAGCTATGCAAGATGGTTGTAATGTTCAAGGGTTTTATTATTATAGCTTTCTTGATGGATTTTCATGTGGAGAATATGGTAAGAAATTTGGGCTGTATTCTGTTGATTATGGAACAATGGAAAGAACAATTAAGCCTGGTGCATCTCGATTTGTAGAAATAGCAAAGAAGCATGGAGAAAGCCAATAA
- a CDS encoding HIT domain-containing protein, which translates to MEAQNCVFCKIIVGKVPSKIITQTDEVIVIDNIAPKAIIHYLIIPKKHISDITELNNDDIPLAGQMILMAKQLAAALPGSQAFRLIVNNGSDVGQSVFHLHFHFLAGQKFSDY; encoded by the coding sequence GTGGAAGCACAAAATTGTGTTTTTTGTAAAATAATCGTTGGCAAAGTACCATCAAAAATAATTACTCAAACAGATGAAGTGATTGTTATTGATAATATTGCACCTAAAGCAATAATTCATTATCTTATTATTCCCAAAAAACATATCTCGGATATTACTGAATTAAATAATGATGATATACCATTAGCAGGGCAGATGATTTTGATGGCTAAACAACTTGCAGCAGCATTACCTGGTTCACAGGCATTTCGTCTTATTGTTAATAATGGTTCTGATGTTGGTCAAAGTGTGTTTCATTTACATTTCCATTTTCTTGCAGGTCAAAAATTTTCTGATTATTAA